Proteins from a genomic interval of Clostridium sp. M62/1:
- a CDS encoding DUF4313 domain-containing protein: MKIHEDRSHMNIDTRWFEKGYAKEDVHSLRLQSLCTEAEAAANKQFYDSHTREEWEQYIRQASLESSAAMKPVMEAIAQHFVCYQYDENIPVSYGSDRWDLYFWCNPFNSAADASERDFSYFTLTFNERQTLEKRRKVCQQVLELLCSRFQEHPHLHVAVQYSIWFDHPKIHDAVERAKPRLHGLRCIQDQKEGKLLLQDGALLFKPKYAKKYARTLSQSQILSLSWELGVADEEPDIDAAPVTLPYKKFGATHPIQLQVTSYLNGNLAIQMVTWESGDPEPWATLTVNLPGQRQKDHAFIDTNADSEFPTWLIRHGLAIPTGRTMQSGFCTYPEYRFRANRLQELDPEGYAGYLKNFERRCSA; encoded by the coding sequence ATGAAAATCCACGAAGATCGTTCCCATATGAATATTGATACCAGATGGTTTGAAAAAGGCTATGCCAAAGAAGACGTCCACTCCCTGCGCCTGCAATCCCTATGCACCGAAGCAGAGGCCGCAGCCAACAAACAGTTTTATGACAGCCACACCCGCGAAGAATGGGAACAGTATATCCGTCAGGCAAGTTTGGAGAGCAGCGCAGCAATGAAACCCGTCATGGAAGCCATCGCACAGCACTTTGTCTGCTACCAGTATGACGAAAATATCCCTGTGTCCTATGGCAGCGACCGATGGGATCTGTACTTCTGGTGTAATCCCTTTAACAGTGCCGCAGACGCATCCGAACGGGATTTCTCATATTTCACGCTGACCTTTAACGAGCGTCAGACGCTGGAGAAACGAAGAAAAGTCTGTCAACAGGTGCTGGAGCTCCTATGCTCACGCTTTCAGGAGCATCCCCATCTCCATGTAGCCGTACAGTATTCCATATGGTTTGACCATCCGAAGATCCACGATGCGGTGGAGCGCGCAAAGCCCCGTCTGCATGGCCTGCGCTGTATCCAGGACCAAAAAGAAGGAAAACTGCTCCTGCAGGACGGCGCCCTGCTCTTCAAGCCAAAATACGCAAAGAAATATGCCCGCACGCTGAGTCAGAGCCAGATTTTGTCCCTTAGTTGGGAACTGGGCGTGGCGGACGAAGAACCGGATATCGATGCGGCACCTGTTACCTTGCCTTACAAGAAATTTGGCGCCACGCACCCCATCCAGCTGCAGGTGACTTCCTACCTGAATGGAAACCTTGCCATACAAATGGTGACATGGGAAAGCGGCGACCCGGAACCCTGGGCGACTCTCACCGTCAACCTGCCCGGCCAACGGCAAAAAGACCATGCCTTTATCGACACCAATGCCGATTCGGAATTTCCCACTTGGCTCATACGACATGGTCTGGCTATCCCAACCGGCCGCACCATGCAGAGTGGGTTCTGCACCTATCCCGAATATCGTTTTCGTGCCAACCGGCTGCAGGAGCTGGACCCGGAAGGGTATGCAGGCTACCTGAAAAACTTTGAAAGGCGGTGCAGCGCATGA
- a CDS encoding DUF4313 domain-containing protein, with product MNTLVFTLGEHRSQLTLKISTYPNGNLAIKLYEKDHGILIFWETLTTNLTGIRPDHCAFINIKAADGLFPVWLSDNHLAEPTGQILESDGCLYPEYLFNGKELDALDHEGHTLYIRRQKGELGRRFERLYLALRRLAREINGFSYTDYSGWRCLDGSSSTLPLWIEAFDPSHGRKFIFTQKGPALQTTILYADGTEKQRIYRRKEDMATELMAMFQEELRVYPPWSEDRRKRYEY from the coding sequence ATGAATACTCTCGTATTTACACTGGGCGAACACCGATCCCAGCTGACTTTGAAAATCAGTACATATCCCAACGGCAATCTCGCCATCAAGCTTTATGAAAAGGATCACGGCATCCTGATTTTTTGGGAAACCCTTACCACCAACTTAACCGGAATCCGGCCCGACCACTGCGCTTTCATCAATATAAAAGCCGCAGACGGACTTTTTCCAGTCTGGCTGTCAGACAATCACCTTGCGGAACCTACCGGGCAAATTCTTGAATCGGATGGCTGCCTTTACCCTGAATACCTGTTTAATGGCAAAGAACTGGACGCCCTGGACCATGAGGGGCATACCCTCTACATCCGGCGGCAGAAAGGCGAACTGGGGCGCCGCTTTGAGCGGCTGTATCTTGCCCTGCGAAGACTGGCGCGAGAAATCAACGGATTCAGCTACACCGATTACAGCGGCTGGCGGTGTCTGGATGGGAGTTCCTCCACCCTGCCCCTCTGGATCGAGGCATTTGACCCTTCTCATGGCCGCAAATTCATCTTCACGCAGAAAGGTCCCGCACTCCAAACTACCATCCTCTATGCAGATGGTACAGAGAAGCAGCGCATCTATCGGCGTAAAGAGGACATGGCAACCGAGCTGATGGCCATGTTTCAGGAAGAATTGCGTGTCTACCCTCCCTGGTCTGAAGACCGGAGGAAACGGTACGAATATTAA
- a CDS encoding transposase — protein sequence MSSIPQNYFVENDLIDCVQRFFSKHHVGRLLARCNGMKEKGVSSVSLLRYKLSNIFVGRSMYMQQRTGSFKEAFSKNTFYRFLNSSKTNWLRFTSLLAADIVNHDIRDLTDPERKNVFIIDDSLFNRTSCKKTELGSKVFDHTDMHFKKGFRMLTLSWSDGNTLIPVNSCLLASAKNTNIIGPVKDFDNRTLAGKRRALAQTKAPEAMMTLLNTALSAGLKADYVLFDSWFSNPAQVTAIHAKGMDVIAMIKKSSRIKYSYGGEQLNIKEIYSRNKKRRGRSKYLLSVDVMVGKANPIPAKIVCVRNKANRKDWLAFICTATTLSEEEIIRIYGKRWQIEVFFKTCKSMLNLVGECHSLSYDALTAHVAIVFTRYMLLAMEQRQNEDQRTLGELFFFLVDEMADITFNRSLCILMEALMASLQGIFKLSDEQLNAFTADFEARLPEYLRKALHLEAAAA from the coding sequence ATGTCCAGTATACCACAAAACTATTTCGTTGAGAACGACTTAATTGACTGTGTTCAGAGATTTTTTTCCAAACATCATGTTGGCAGGCTCCTTGCCAGATGTAATGGAATGAAGGAAAAAGGTGTTTCATCTGTTTCCCTGCTTCGTTATAAACTCAGCAACATTTTTGTCGGAAGAAGTATGTATATGCAGCAGCGGACTGGCTCTTTTAAGGAGGCGTTTTCCAAGAACACTTTCTACCGTTTCCTTAATTCTTCAAAAACAAACTGGCTTCGTTTTACTTCTCTTCTTGCAGCTGATATTGTCAATCATGACATTCGTGATCTGACAGATCCGGAAAGAAAAAATGTCTTTATCATTGATGACAGCCTTTTCAACCGTACCAGCTGTAAGAAAACGGAACTGGGATCAAAAGTTTTTGACCACACGGATATGCATTTCAAAAAGGGCTTCAGGATGCTTACTTTAAGCTGGAGTGATGGAAACACACTGATCCCTGTAAACAGCTGCCTGTTAGCGTCTGCAAAGAATACAAATATCATCGGCCCGGTAAAGGACTTTGACAACAGAACCCTTGCAGGAAAAAGACGTGCGCTAGCCCAAACAAAAGCACCAGAGGCAATGATGACTTTACTGAATACAGCCCTCAGTGCAGGGCTGAAAGCGGATTATGTCCTGTTTGATTCCTGGTTTTCCAATCCAGCACAGGTCACAGCCATCCATGCAAAAGGCATGGATGTGATTGCCATGATTAAGAAAAGTAGCCGGATCAAATATTCGTACGGTGGTGAACAGCTGAATATCAAAGAAATCTATTCCCGGAACAAAAAGCGCCGTGGCAGATCAAAGTATCTGCTTTCTGTTGATGTTATGGTAGGAAAGGCGAATCCAATTCCGGCGAAAATCGTATGCGTAAGGAACAAGGCAAACCGCAAGGACTGGCTTGCTTTTATCTGTACAGCTACAACACTTTCCGAGGAAGAGATTATCCGTATTTATGGAAAGCGCTGGCAGATCGAGGTCTTTTTCAAAACCTGCAAATCCATGCTGAATCTGGTTGGAGAATGCCACAGTTTATCTTATGATGCACTGACAGCCCATGTGGCGATCGTGTTTACCCGATATATGTTACTTGCAATGGAGCAGCGCCAAAATGAAGATCAGAGAACGCTTGGTGAACTGTTCTTCTTCCTTGTTGATGAAATGGCAGACATTACTTTCAACAGGTCACTTTGCATCCTGATGGAAGCCTTGATGGCAAGTCTTCAGGGAATCTTTAAACTAAGCGATGAGCAACTGAATGCTTTTACCGCTGATTTTGAAGCAAGATTGCCGGAATATCTGAGAAAAGCACTCCATTTGGAAGCTGCAGCGGCATAA
- a CDS encoding site-specific integrase, with amino-acid sequence MKLTLNDMFKVYMNNNIKLKPSTRANYLYLWDFYVKEEPFANMPLPQIHRSDILAFYTKLLKHGFAINSLESINTIVHPTLEMAVDDDYIRKNPSKGIYRKLKTDGSAPKPKRRIALTKTQQQNFLRFIAKSPTYSHWLPIMTVLLGTGMRVAECTGITKSDINLSENTISVNHNLIYRVIDGKAGFHITTPKTESGTRIIPILYPEVAEQLRLQIETIDALYPDDQLVLGGVHGFVFRNRTGSFMSAHNINRAIERISVTYNMEEMDQAELEDREPDLLPHFSVHNLRHTFCTRLCESTNDVKFIQQVMGHADFSTTMDIYTHITQENMQEKAKNISVNMKLM; translated from the coding sequence ATGAAGCTTACCCTGAATGATATGTTCAAGGTCTACATGAATAACAACATCAAACTGAAGCCCTCTACCAGAGCAAATTATCTTTACCTGTGGGACTTCTATGTGAAAGAAGAGCCTTTCGCTAACATGCCTCTGCCACAAATCCACAGAAGTGATATTCTCGCGTTTTATACCAAACTGCTGAAACACGGCTTTGCTATCAACTCACTGGAGAGCATCAACACCATTGTTCACCCTACGCTTGAAATGGCCGTGGACGACGATTACATCCGCAAAAATCCCAGCAAGGGCATTTACCGCAAGCTCAAGACGGATGGCAGCGCTCCAAAACCTAAACGGCGGATCGCACTCACTAAAACGCAACAGCAGAATTTCCTGCGTTTTATTGCCAAGTCCCCTACATACAGCCATTGGCTCCCCATCATGACTGTGCTCCTTGGAACAGGAATGCGTGTAGCAGAATGTACCGGCATTACCAAAAGCGATATTAACTTGAGCGAAAACACAATCTCCGTCAACCACAACTTAATCTACCGGGTCATTGACGGAAAAGCCGGATTTCACATTACCACTCCCAAAACTGAGAGCGGTACACGAATTATCCCTATCCTCTATCCAGAGGTGGCCGAGCAGCTTCGCCTCCAGATTGAAACCATCGACGCATTGTATCCAGACGATCAACTGGTGTTAGGAGGAGTTCACGGTTTTGTTTTCCGCAACCGAACCGGCTCATTCATGAGCGCCCACAATATCAATCGGGCGATTGAGAGAATCAGCGTAACTTACAACATGGAGGAAATGGATCAGGCTGAACTGGAAGACCGTGAACCGGATTTGCTCCCTCATTTTAGTGTTCACAACTTGCGGCACACCTTCTGTACCCGGCTCTGCGAAAGCACCAACGATGTTAAATTCATTCAGCAAGTCATGGGGCATGCCGATTTCTCTACCACAATGGACATCTACACCCATATCACACAAGAGAATATGCAGGAGAAGGCAAAAAACATTAGTGTGAACATGAAGCTGATGTAA
- a CDS encoding tyrosine-type recombinase/integrase codes for MACRKDGKGRVLRKGEGYRKGDGRYSYVYIDPLGKKRTIYAKSLVKLREREEQLQKDQLDGLDIYVAGKADVNFLFDRYISTKTELRSTTYSNYLYTWNHFIRDTFGKKKVRDVKYSDVLFFYTDLINNQGLQINTLETINTVLRPTFQLAVRDDIIRKNPVDGAYCEVKKRNGGVRKTRRALTVDQQRKFMEYVAKNPFFYHWYPFFVFLLGTGCRIGEAIGVRWDDIDLENRIIDINHSLTYYQRADDSYKCEFRVSLPKTEAGNRRIPMMQQVYDVLQEEYERQKQEGFCVENVDGMTNFVFTNRFGMPHNPAAVNRAIKRIVDTHNSEEEVTAKKEKREPVMIPRFSCHIFRHTFASRFCENETNIKVIQEVMGHADVSTTMNIYAEANPDVTKSVIEKLSKNMDIF; via the coding sequence ATGGCTTGTAGAAAAGATGGTAAAGGCAGAGTATTAAGAAAGGGTGAGGGTTACAGAAAAGGCGACGGAAGATACTCATATGTATATATTGATCCATTAGGCAAGAAAAGAACCATTTATGCAAAGTCTTTGGTAAAACTTCGAGAAAGAGAAGAACAGTTACAAAAAGACCAGTTGGATGGACTTGATATCTATGTCGCAGGAAAGGCTGATGTAAACTTTTTGTTTGACAGGTACATATCAACTAAAACAGAATTGCGCAGCACTACTTACAGTAATTATTTGTATACATGGAATCATTTTATTCGTGATACATTTGGCAAGAAGAAAGTAAGAGATGTGAAATACTCAGACGTGTTGTTCTTTTATACAGACTTGATTAATAATCAGGGATTACAGATTAATACGCTTGAGACAATTAACACAGTATTAAGACCTACATTTCAGCTTGCTGTCAGAGATGATATCATAAGGAAGAATCCGGTAGACGGAGCATACTGTGAAGTAAAAAAGCGTAATGGTGGTGTCAGAAAAACAAGGCGAGCGTTGACTGTGGATCAGCAGAGAAAATTCATGGAGTATGTAGCAAAGAATCCGTTCTTTTATCACTGGTATCCATTTTTTGTATTTTTGTTAGGAACTGGATGCAGAATAGGAGAAGCAATCGGAGTACGCTGGGATGATATTGATTTGGAGAATCGAATCATTGATATCAATCATAGCTTAACCTATTACCAGAGAGCGGATGATTCATATAAATGTGAGTTTAGAGTATCTTTGCCAAAGACGGAAGCTGGTAATCGTAGAATACCTATGATGCAGCAGGTATATGATGTGCTTCAGGAAGAATATGAGAGACAGAAGCAGGAAGGCTTTTGTGTTGAGAATGTGGATGGGATGACCAATTTTGTATTTACAAACCGATTTGGGATGCCACATAACCCAGCAGCAGTAAACCGGGCAATCAAGAGAATTGTGGATACACATAATTCAGAAGAAGAGGTAACTGCTAAAAAGGAGAAGAGAGAACCTGTTATGATTCCAAGATTCTCCTGCCATATCTTTAGACATACGTTTGCATCAAGATTTTGCGAGAATGAAACCAACATCAAAGTAATTCAAGAGGTAATGGGACATGCTGATGTATCAACTACCATGAACATATATGCAGAAGCAAACCCAGATGTTACCAAATCAGTAATTGAGAAATTATCAAAAAATATGGATATTTTTTAG
- a CDS encoding DUF6290 family protein, with product MARTGRPKAEKPFDHKVTVKFKEEEYQIMVEYAETHNLSISQLIRMGVELQMKQQANQ from the coding sequence ATGGCTAGAACTGGAAGACCAAAAGCAGAGAAACCTTTTGATCATAAGGTGACTGTTAAATTCAAAGAAGAGGAATACCAGATAATGGTTGAGTATGCTGAGACTCATAATCTATCCATTTCGCAATTGATTAGAATGGGTGTTGAATTACAAATGAAGCAGCAGGCTAATCAGTAG
- a CDS encoding DUF6462 family protein, whose product MDSRTKKTNNKRFVRYSEGAEMYSMSVSKFMQLAKDAKACYKVNQLVLVNLDIIDEYLETFHIVDDEFYK is encoded by the coding sequence ATGGACAGCAGAACTAAAAAGACTAATAATAAAAGATTTGTTAGATATTCAGAAGGAGCAGAGATGTATTCAATGAGTGTGTCAAAGTTTATGCAGTTAGCGAAGGATGCAAAGGCATGTTATAAAGTGAATCAGCTGGTGTTGGTTAATCTGGATATTATTGACGAATATCTTGAAACTTTCCACATTGTAGATGACGAGTTTTATAAGTAA
- a CDS encoding type II toxin-antitoxin system PemK/MazF family toxin — protein sequence MSRRTEKRKYGKYNKFDVVYADFGKNPHGIQGGIRPGIIISCDASNHDGAPQVSVVPLSSKLKDIPVHVILNPKDVSGFGLSKISDFMPEDAQTISKGCIRAKSGTVIEDSGVREEIDRALIRQFDLLPVARKMVMEELANGQQN from the coding sequence ATGAGCAGACGAACAGAAAAAAGAAAGTATGGTAAATATAATAAATTTGATGTCGTGTATGCGGATTTTGGGAAAAACCCACATGGCATTCAGGGCGGAATCAGACCAGGAATAATTATTTCATGTGATGCAAGCAATCATGATGGTGCACCGCAGGTGTCAGTAGTCCCTTTGAGCAGTAAGTTAAAGGATATTCCGGTACATGTGATTTTAAATCCGAAGGATGTGAGTGGATTTGGATTAAGTAAGATCTCTGATTTTATGCCTGAAGATGCACAGACAATTTCAAAAGGCTGCATTAGAGCAAAAAGTGGAACTGTCATTGAGGATTCAGGCGTGAGAGAAGAAATAGACAGAGCATTGATACGACAGTTTGATCTGTTACCTGTAGCTCGCAAAATGGTAATGGAGGAGTTAGCAAATGGACAGCAGAACTAA
- a CDS encoding recombinase family protein — MRRKIKKMDCIEYLSVQAPLEKVNMLEDKQSKYIHEFVKRKEYSIVGKMRRNGFSQSDVDRQWNQIVNMIRKKQISGVVVANMAAISSSVADAYFKVGLVIEAGGIVVTVDEGRLDMHIKKGA, encoded by the coding sequence ATGAGAAGAAAGATTAAAAAGATGGATTGCATAGAATATCTTTCAGTGCAGGCTCCACTAGAAAAAGTAAATATGCTTGAAGACAAGCAGAGCAAATATATACATGAATTTGTAAAGAGAAAAGAATATTCAATCGTTGGAAAGATGAGACGCAATGGCTTTTCGCAGAGTGATGTTGATCGCCAGTGGAATCAGATTGTGAATATGATCCGCAAAAAGCAAATCAGTGGAGTAGTTGTTGCGAATATGGCAGCTATATCCAGCAGTGTCGCAGATGCTTATTTTAAGGTAGGACTGGTTATTGAAGCAGGCGGCATTGTGGTGACTGTAGATGAGGGCAGATTGGATATGCACATCAAGAAGGGAGCATAG
- a CDS encoding helix-turn-helix domain-containing protein gives MKYEGYKIGPVIRDIRKDKGLLIEEVAAKTGISVSTLGQVEQGGRNLSMKNLYMLMEVYETDANTLLAIECTPDSLDSRLKQLPADKQDYLKKTFDFMIEQALKSA, from the coding sequence ATGAAATATGAAGGATATAAAATTGGTCCGGTGATTCGTGATATCCGTAAGGACAAAGGACTTCTCATTGAAGAGGTTGCCGCTAAAACCGGAATAAGTGTTTCGACGCTTGGACAGGTGGAGCAAGGAGGAAGAAACTTGAGCATGAAAAACCTGTATATGCTTATGGAAGTTTATGAAACAGATGCAAATACCTTACTTGCAATAGAATGTACACCGGATTCATTAGATTCGAGACTTAAGCAGTTACCTGCAGATAAGCAGGATTATTTGAAAAAGACATTTGATTTTATGATAGAGCAGGCTTTGAAGTCAGCATAG
- a CDS encoding recombinase family protein, which translates to MKKRDFNLVGNEGTDNQELAKGIAFVKSRRAELNVVQMVESMRDQAIPNGVIINDAYCDRSMTRDYDREALNAFFATLKEEDFEVVVVRSLNEITDDIYDLEEFVKTITDMGIWLYSLEVGPVPITVSHAEDFGC; encoded by the coding sequence ATGAAAAAAAGAGATTTTAACTTAGTAGGAAACGAAGGTACAGATAATCAGGAGCTTGCAAAGGGTATTGCATTTGTAAAGTCACGCAGAGCGGAACTCAATGTAGTCCAGATGGTTGAAAGTATGCGTGATCAGGCAATACCTAATGGAGTAATAATAAATGATGCGTATTGTGATCGCTCAATGACAAGGGACTATGACAGAGAAGCACTGAATGCTTTCTTTGCAACACTTAAAGAGGAAGATTTTGAGGTTGTAGTAGTCAGAAGCCTGAATGAGATCACCGATGACATTTATGATCTGGAGGAATTTGTGAAGACCATCACAGATATGGGCATATGGCTCTATTCTCTTGAAGTCGGTCCAGTGCCAATTACTGTATCTCATGCAGAGGACTTTGGATGCTAA
- a CDS encoding helix-turn-helix domain-containing protein, with translation MSSKAQTREKDYERGIRIADRRKEIGLSQDELAHRVGIGRQALSAIENGGDFKTQTLDNLAIVLGVSVDFIMYGKNEEKSELLSEAMDVLSDMDELQIRQCLAMMKAMKSVSVEK, from the coding sequence ATGAGCAGTAAAGCACAGACAAGAGAAAAGGATTATGAGAGAGGAATACGAATTGCTGATAGAAGAAAGGAGATAGGATTATCACAGGATGAGTTAGCTCATAGAGTAGGTATAGGCAGACAAGCATTATCTGCGATTGAAAATGGTGGAGATTTTAAGACACAGACATTAGATAATCTAGCAATCGTACTTGGTGTATCTGTTGATTTCATAATGTATGGAAAGAATGAAGAAAAGTCGGAACTATTATCTGAGGCAATGGATGTTCTTTCAGATATGGATGAATTGCAGATAAGACAGTGTCTTGCAATGATGAAAGCAATGAAAAGCGTGTCAGTTGAAAAGTGA
- a CDS encoding LexA family protein, whose translation MGETARIDLVDRAPLTEKQQNVYESIMQYQRVNGYAPTIREICKMVGVASTSSVYAHLKILEEKGYIARKMDASRAIAIL comes from the coding sequence ATGGGCGAAACAGCAAGAATTGATCTGGTAGACAGGGCACCATTGACAGAGAAGCAGCAGAATGTGTATGAAAGCATTATGCAATATCAGCGTGTGAATGGCTATGCTCCTACTATCAGGGAGATATGCAAGATGGTAGGGGTGGCATCGACTTCAAGTGTTTATGCACATCTGAAAATATTAGAAGAAAAAGGCTATATAGCAAGGAAGATGGATGCTTCCAGAGCAATAGCAATCTTGTAA
- the dinB gene encoding DNA polymerase IV: MGDRVILHSDINCCYASIEHLHHPELAGKPLAVGGDPEARHGIVLTADYIAKKYGVKTGMALWQAKQVCPDITFVSPRMDLYLRFSRMAHEIYAEYTDRQEPYGIDECWLDVTGSSSLKGDGLLIAQEISRRMKSELGITVSVGVSFNKIFAKLGSDYKKPDAITTMYKSEFKQKAWSLPVADLLYIGKSTNRKLALFGIKTIGDLARADEDVLNSHLGKMGSILWSFANGYDDSPVKLENTHSPIKSVGNSTTTPKDLVCDEDVKIVLYILAESVAARLRENGFRCRVVEISVRDNELFSFTRQKKINHATNITGEIAAYAYQIFKENYNWSKPIRSVGVRGADLVTDNYWEQIDLFSSVEKREKQMKMDSAVDEIRRRFGFYSIQRGLMYRDRILSAVNAKEEHTVHPHGYFSS; encoded by the coding sequence ATGGGAGACAGGGTAATACTTCATTCGGATATCAACTGTTGTTATGCTTCGATTGAACATCTGCATCATCCTGAGCTTGCAGGAAAGCCATTGGCAGTAGGCGGTGACCCGGAGGCAAGACATGGGATTGTCTTAACAGCTGACTATATTGCCAAGAAGTACGGTGTGAAAACAGGAATGGCACTCTGGCAGGCAAAGCAAGTCTGTCCGGACATAACATTTGTTTCACCAAGAATGGACTTATATCTTCGGTTCTCAAGGATGGCGCATGAGATATATGCAGAATATACGGACAGACAGGAGCCATATGGGATTGATGAATGCTGGCTTGATGTGACAGGGAGCAGTTCCCTTAAAGGGGATGGATTGCTTATTGCACAGGAAATCAGCAGGAGAATGAAGTCAGAGCTTGGCATCACAGTGAGTGTTGGTGTTTCTTTCAATAAGATATTTGCAAAGCTTGGTTCAGATTATAAGAAGCCTGATGCAATCACAACTATGTATAAGAGTGAGTTTAAGCAGAAGGCATGGTCACTTCCGGTGGCAGATCTTCTATACATTGGAAAAAGTACGAACAGAAAGCTTGCATTATTTGGTATCAAAACCATAGGTGATCTTGCAAGGGCAGATGAAGATGTGCTTAACAGTCACCTTGGGAAGATGGGCAGTATCTTATGGTCGTTTGCTAATGGCTATGATGATTCACCTGTCAAGTTGGAGAATACCCACTCTCCAATCAAATCGGTGGGAAACAGCACAACGACACCAAAGGATTTAGTATGCGATGAGGATGTAAAGATTGTTCTTTATATTCTGGCTGAGAGTGTTGCAGCAAGACTTCGTGAGAATGGATTTCGGTGCAGAGTGGTTGAGATAAGTGTTAGGGATAATGAGTTATTCTCTTTTACCCGTCAGAAAAAGATTAACCATGCAACGAATATCACCGGAGAGATAGCGGCATATGCTTATCAGATATTTAAGGAAAACTATAACTGGAGCAAACCAATCCGTAGTGTTGGTGTCAGAGGTGCAGATCTGGTAACAGATAATTATTGGGAGCAGATAGATTTGTTCTCAAGTGTGGAGAAGCGTGAAAAGCAGATGAAGATGGATTCAGCGGTGGATGAGATACGCAGAAGATTTGGATTTTACAGTATCCAGAGGGGACTCATGTACCGGGACAGGATTCTGTCGGCAGTCAATGCAAAAGAAGAACACACAGTACATCCACATGGGTACTTTTCAAGTTAG
- a CDS encoding helix-turn-helix domain-containing protein: protein MYSIGEIISSYRKKKGLLQQDLADELAKEGVTISYKAISNWERNLAEPSVTIFYKVCRILGITNMYEAYFGVNPADPLSSLTDEGREKAMDYIHLLHASGMYEKQTAKIIPFRSIDIFENAVSAGTGNFLVDGPKETVCIDESILPEDTTFGVRISGDSMEPEFSDGQIAWVLQQESVANGEIGIFALNGEAYIKKLQNDKDGIFLISLNEKYAPIPVGEDDRLDIFGKVLGKCNPADIAKSYK, encoded by the coding sequence ATGTACTCAATCGGAGAAATCATTTCATCATATAGAAAAAAGAAAGGCTTGCTCCAGCAGGATCTCGCTGATGAATTAGCTAAGGAAGGTGTTACCATTTCCTACAAAGCTATATCTAACTGGGAAAGAAATCTTGCTGAACCAAGCGTTACCATATTTTACAAGGTGTGTAGAATCCTTGGTATTACTAATATGTATGAAGCATATTTTGGAGTAAATCCTGCAGATCCACTCTCTTCTCTTACTGATGAAGGCAGAGAAAAGGCTATGGATTACATCCATCTGCTCCACGCATCCGGAATGTATGAAAAGCAGACTGCTAAGATAATTCCATTCCGAAGCATTGATATTTTTGAAAATGCTGTATCAGCCGGAACCGGTAACTTCCTTGTAGACGGACCAAAAGAGACTGTATGTATAGATGAATCTATCTTACCGGAAGATACTACTTTTGGTGTCCGTATCAGTGGCGACAGTATGGAGCCTGAGTTTTCTGATGGTCAGATTGCATGGGTATTACAACAGGAATCTGTTGCTAATGGAGAAATCGGCATCTTCGCTCTAAACGGAGAAGCCTACATCAAGAAATTGCAAAACGATAAAGACGGAATCTTCCTTATCTCACTTAATGAAAAGTATGCACCTATCCCCGTCGGAGAAGATGATCGTTTAGATATATTTGGTAAGGTTCTCGGAAAATGTAATCCTGCTGATATTGCTAAGAGTTACAAATAA
- a CDS encoding helix-turn-helix transcriptional regulator, with amino-acid sequence MAVVNNIKEIREQRGIYQDELAEATGYCTKTIGRIERGESTPSAEFMLRISKYFNMMVEDVFHVED; translated from the coding sequence ATGGCGGTTGTCAACAATATCAAAGAAATCCGTGAGCAGCGTGGCATCTACCAGGATGAACTTGCTGAAGCTACCGGATACTGTACCAAAACCATCGGTCGAATAGAACGTGGGGAAAGCACCCCATCCGCAGAGTTTATGCTGCGGATTTCAAAATACTTTAATATGATGGTGGAAGATGTCTTCCATGTAGAAGATTGA